One window of the Hippoglossus hippoglossus isolate fHipHip1 chromosome 9, fHipHip1.pri, whole genome shotgun sequence genome contains the following:
- the tars1 gene encoding LOW QUALITY PROTEIN: threonine--tRNA ligase 1, cytoplasmic (The sequence of the model RefSeq protein was modified relative to this genomic sequence to represent the inferred CDS: deleted 1 base in 1 codon) yields the protein MAEQAVEEKMSQLKVDGGKKGGTQSGKDGAKKKTKGGAGDAGGKAEMSPPPQYIDERLALYAKLKTEHEALMAERAANNSRAIKVTLPDGKVVEAESWKTTPYQVACGISQGLADNTVIAKVNQNVWDLDRPLEEDCSLQLLKFDDEEAQAVYWHSSAHILGEAMERVYGGCLCYGPPIENGFYYDMFLESTEGVSSNDFPGLENLCKKIIKEKQPFERLEIKKETLLEMFKYNKFKCRILNEKVTTPTTTVYRCGPLIDLCRGPHVRHTGKIKALKIHKNSATYWEGKADMETLQRIYGISFPDPKMLKEWEKFQEEAKNRDHRKLGREQDLFFFHDLSPGSCFFLPKGTFIYNTLIEFIRSEYRKRGFQEVVTPNIYNSKLWQTSGHWQHYSENMFSFEVEKETFALKPMNCPGHCLMFDHRPRSWRELPLRMADFGVLHRNELSGALTGLTRVRRFQQDDAHIFCSMDQIEEEIKGCLDFLRTVYEVFGFTFKLNLSTRPEKFLGDPEVWDQAEKQLEGSLIEFGEKWVLNAGDGAFYGPKIDIQIKDAIGRYHQCATIQLDFQLPIRFNLSFVSHDGDDKKRPVMIHRAILGSVERMIAILTENYGGKWPLWLSPRQVMVVPVGPTCEEYAQKVKQDFHIGGFMTDVDLDPSCTLNKKIRNAQLAQYNFILVVGEKEKTSNTVNVRTRDNKVHGERSVEECIERLKQLKTSRSQNAEEDF from the exons ATGGCGGAACAGGCAGTCGAGGAGAAGATGAGCCAGCTGAAGGTGGACGGAGGGAAGAAG GGAGGAACCCAAAGTGGTAAAGATGGAGCAAAGAAGAAGACTAAAGGTGGTGCTGGAGACGCTGGAGGCAAGGCCGAG ATGTCACCACCACCTCAGTACATAGATGAGCGTCTTGCTTTGTACGCCAAGCTGAAAACCGAGCACGAAGCCCTGATGGCGGAGAGGGCGGCGAACAATAGTCGAGCGATCAAGGTGACCTTGCCCGACGGAAAGGTGGTGGAGGCCGAGTCCTGGAAGACCACACCATATCAGGTGGCCTGTGGAATCAG TCAAGGCCTCGCTGACAACACAGTCATTGCAAAAGTGAACCAGAACGTGTGGGACCTGGACCGACCTCTGGAAGAGGACTGCAGCCTTCAGTTGCTCAAGTTCGATGATGAGGAAGCTCAAGCT GTTTACTGGCACTCCAGCGCCCACATCCTGGGTGAAGCCATGGAGAGGGTGTACGGAGGCTGCCTCTGCTACGGC CCCCCCATCGAGAACGGCTTCTACTACGACATGTTCCTGGAGAGCACTGA GGGTGTATCGAGCAATGACTTCCCGGGTCTGGAAAACTTGTGCAAAAAAATCATCAAGGAGAAGCAGCCGTTTGAGAGGCTGGAGATAAAGAAGGAAACTTTGTTGGAGATGTTCAAG TACAACAAGTTTAAGTGCCGCATCCTGAATGAGAAGGTCACCACTCCGACCACCACAGTTTACAG GTGCGGTCCCTTAATTGACTTGTGTCGGGGGCCCCATGTGAGACACACTGGGAAAATCAAGGCACTAAAGATCCACAAG AATTCAGCTACATACTGGGAGGGAAAGGCGGACATGGAAACCCTCCAGAGGATCTATGGAATCTCCTTCCCTGACCCCAAAATGCTCAAAGAGTGGGAGAAGTTTCAGGAGGAGGCCAAGAACAGAGATCACCGCAAACTGGGCCGG GAGCAGGACCTGTTCTTCTTCCATGACCTGAGTCCAGGGAGCTGCTTCTTCCTGCCAAAGGGGACATTCATCTACAACACCCTGATTGAGTTCATCAGA AGTGAATACAGGAAGAGGGGTTTCCAGGAGGTGGTGACACCCAATATCTACAACAGCAAACTGTGGCAGACCTCTGGCCACTGGCAGCACTACAGCGAGAACATGTTTTCCTtcgaggtggagaaggagacCTTCGCCCTCAAACCCATGAACTGCCCCGGACACTG TCTGATGTTTGATCACCGGCCGCGCTCCTGGAGAGAGTTGCCCCTGCGCATGGCCGACTTTGGCGTCCTGCACAGGAATGAGCTGTCAGGGGCCCTGACCGGCCTCACTCGAGTTCGCCGCTTCCAGCAGGACGATGCTCACATCTTCTGCTCCATGGACCAG ATTGAGGAGGAGATCAAGGGCTGCCTGGACTTCCTGCGGACTGTGTATGAAgtgtttggcttcactttcaaactCAACCTCTCCACGAGGCCAGAGAAGTTCCTGGGGGACCCGGAGGTGTGGGACCAAGCAGAGAAG caacTGGAgggcagcttgattgaatttgggGAGAAGTGGGTTCTCAACGCAGGTGACGGAGCTTTCTACGGACCAAAG ATCGACATTCAGATCAAGGACGCCATCGGCCGCTACCATCAATGTGCCACAATTCAGCTGGATTTCCAGCTCCCGATCCGCTTTAACCTCAGCTTTGTCAG CCATGATGGCGACGACAAGAAGAGGCCGGTGATGATCCACAGAGCGATCCTGGGATCTGTGGAGAGGATGATCGCTATTCTGACTGAAAACTACGGAGGCAAATG GCCTCTGTGGCTCTCTCCTCGTCAGGTGATGGTTGTTCCTGTGGGACCGACCTGTGAGGAGTACGCTCAGAAG GTGAAGCAGGACTTCCACATTGGCGGCTTCATGACCGACGTGGATCTCGACCCCAGCTGCACTCTGAACAAAAAGATCAGGAACGCACAGTTGGCCCAGTACAACTTCATCCTGG TggtgggagagaaggagaagacgAGCAACACCGTGAATGTCCGCACTCGGGACAACAAAGTCCACGGCGAGCGCAGCGTGGAGGAGTGCATCGAGCGTCTGAAGCAGCTCAAGACATCCAGGAGTCAGAACGCCGAGGAGGATTTCTGA